GCAAGAGCGAAGAGCGCGAAAATCAAGAGCATACCTATAATCTGAGCAATTTCCAAGAACCTATCACTAGGTTTTCTACCTGTTATCATTTCGTAAAGAGTAAATATAACATGTCCTCCATCTAAGGCAGGAATCGGCAATAAGTTCATTATTGCAAGAATAATAGAGATGAAAGCCGTTAATTGCCAGAAAGCTTGCCAATCCCAAGTTCCTGGGAAAATACTTCCAATAGTAATGAAACTCCCAACCGATTCATAAGCTTTTACATCGGGAGAAAACAATAATTTCAGTTGTTTCAAATAGCTGCTTATACCAGTGAAAGCTTTAGCACAACCGGCAGGGATTGCCTGAAAGAAAGAATACTCTTTTTCTGCAAAATCGAAAACTCCTGCAGAGGTTATATATACACCCAATAAAGCATTTTCAGGTAAAAACATATTAATATCAATTGTGTCATTACTCCTAACAACATTCAAGGTAATATCTTGGTTTTTATGTTTTTGCAATTCCGGTCGGTATTCATCAAAGAAATCGAAATATTGATCATTAATTCCGATAATTCTATCGTTAGTTTCTAATCCTGCTTCTTTTGCCGGAGAATCTTCAGCGAAAGCGCCAACAATAAAAGGTACTCTGGGACTCATGAAGAATTCTTTAGCACTTACAAGTTTACCTATAGTTTCCTGAGGCAGAGCAATATCGACTTTTTCACCATCTCTTAAAACTTGTATAGTCGACGCTTGTTCAAGAAGAATTACTTCCGGAATTTTGTAAAATGATTCGACTTCTTCATTATCAATACTTAAAATACGGTCACCATTTCTCAAGCCCATTTCATAACCGAGAGAATCAACAGTAATTCCGTACTTAACATTCTCGGTAGGTAAATACATCTCTCCATAAGTAAATAATAATCCGATATAAATTACCATTGCTGCAATAACATTCATAATAACGCCAGCAAGCATAATTATCAAACGTTGCCATGCGGGTTTTGAACGAAATTCATGTTTTTGCGGATCCTGTTTTAATTGTTCCGTATCCATTGATT
This portion of the Bacteroidales bacterium genome encodes:
- the rseP gene encoding RIP metalloprotease RseP, with product MVVFIKIVQLLLCLSILVIVHEFGHFIAAKIFKVRVEKFYLFFNPKFSILRAKKIKGKWQFKFFSKNVINERPKHDEDGNILTDSKGRVIYEPTPIKELSDDNWGKYPETTEWGIGWVPLGGYVKIAGMIDESMDTEQLKQDPQKHEFRSKPAWQRLIIMLAGVIMNVIAAMVIYIGLLFTYGEMYLPTENVKYGITVDSLGYEMGLRNGDRILSIDNEEVESFYKIPEVILLEQASTIQVLRDGEKVDIALPQETIGKLVSAKEFFMSPRVPFIVGAFAEDSPAKEAGLETNDRIIGINDQYFDFFDEYRPELQKHKNQDITLNVVRSNDTIDINMFLPENALLGVYITSAGVFDFAEKEYSFFQAIPAGCAKAFTGISSYLKQLKLLFSPDVKAYESVGSFITIGSIFPGTWDWQAFWQLTAFISIILAIMNLLPIPALDGGHVIFTLYEMITGRKPSDRFLEIAQIIGMLLIFALFALAMWNDITRFIIK